The following coding sequences are from one Aerosakkonema funiforme FACHB-1375 window:
- a CDS encoding MFS transporter, protein MVTNTSSHPLRQPLFRSLWVASVASNIGTWMQNVGGVWLMTSLSPSPLMVALMQTATSLPVFIVGLPAGAVADIVDRRRLLLFWQAWMLVAALLLGVLTLFHAMTPWLLLALTFALGLGAAMNAPAWQAIVPELVSRPQLPTAITLNGVGFNVARAVGPALGGIVVAAAGAGVVFLLNAASFLGVMAVIYSWKRSQTKSALPAERTIGAIRAGLRYLKYAPVLRAVLLRTGVFIICGSALWALLPLVAKQELGLGSFGYGVLLGCIGLGAVTGAFVLPKVRRRVSTDVLIVAGTVLFALATLALAYLRNLGLLYLALVAGGLAWIGIMSSLNAATQLAVPTWVQARSLSLYQLVFQGGIATGSAFWGLAAERWGNSTALSGAAIGLVIGLVAAVPYRLATSEKLDLTPSLHWPEPVVAIELNPEQGPVLITIEYRIDTARSQEFAEAMHALSRLRRRDGAVRWGLWEDTADPSRYVETYVVESWAEHLRQHERFTVADRAEEARVRTFHIGDTPPIVSHLIYTGQTERVQ, encoded by the coding sequence ATGGTGACAAACACATCCTCACATCCGCTTCGCCAACCTTTATTTCGATCGCTGTGGGTCGCGTCAGTAGCATCGAATATCGGGACTTGGATGCAGAATGTCGGCGGGGTCTGGTTGATGACATCCCTCTCACCGTCGCCGTTGATGGTGGCGCTGATGCAAACTGCAACCAGTTTGCCAGTGTTTATCGTCGGACTGCCGGCGGGTGCGGTAGCGGATATTGTCGATCGCCGTCGTTTGCTACTATTTTGGCAAGCTTGGATGTTGGTTGCCGCTTTATTACTTGGGGTGCTGACATTATTCCATGCCATGACGCCTTGGTTACTGCTAGCACTCACTTTTGCCTTGGGGTTGGGTGCGGCGATGAATGCCCCAGCTTGGCAAGCAATTGTACCGGAACTGGTATCTCGCCCGCAATTGCCAACCGCCATCACCCTTAACGGCGTCGGTTTCAATGTGGCACGCGCTGTCGGGCCTGCATTGGGTGGTATTGTGGTGGCAGCAGCTGGTGCAGGCGTAGTGTTTCTGCTGAATGCGGCATCGTTTCTGGGCGTGATGGCGGTAATCTATAGTTGGAAGCGATCGCAAACCAAAAGCGCCTTACCCGCAGAACGCACGATCGGCGCAATTCGAGCCGGACTGCGATATTTAAAATATGCACCTGTTTTGCGTGCTGTGTTGCTGCGAACGGGAGTATTCATTATTTGCGGTAGTGCTTTGTGGGCGCTACTACCCCTGGTAGCAAAACAGGAACTGGGACTCGGTTCGTTTGGATACGGCGTACTGCTGGGGTGCATCGGTTTGGGAGCAGTCACGGGAGCTTTTGTACTGCCCAAAGTACGGAGAAGAGTTTCTACCGATGTGCTAATTGTAGCAGGAACGGTACTATTTGCTTTAGCTACACTGGCGCTGGCATATTTACGCAATCTCGGTTTGCTGTACTTGGCGCTAGTTGCAGGCGGACTGGCGTGGATTGGCATTATGTCCAGTTTAAATGCAGCCACGCAGTTAGCCGTGCCCACATGGGTGCAAGCGCGATCGCTCAGTCTTTATCAGTTAGTATTTCAAGGTGGAATAGCGACTGGCAGCGCATTTTGGGGCTTAGCTGCCGAGCGTTGGGGAAATTCTACCGCACTTTCAGGTGCGGCGATCGGTTTGGTTATCGGGTTGGTCGCTGCTGTCCCCTATCGCTTAGCAACCAGCGAGAAATTGGATTTAACTCCATCTTTGCACTGGCCGGAACCTGTAGTCGCGATCGAATTGAATCCAGAACAAGGGCCGGTGCTGATAACAATAGAATATCGCATCGACACAGCGCGATCGCAGGAATTTGCAGAGGCGATGCACGCTTTGAGTCGCTTGCGTCGGCGCGATGGTGCAGTACGCTGGGGTTTGTGGGAAGATACCGCCGATCCGAGTCGCTATGTAGAAACTTATGTTGTAGAATCTTGGGCAGAACATTTGCGTCAGCACGAGCGTTTTACTGTTGCCGATCGTGCAGAAGAAGCGCGTGTTCGTACTTTTCATATTGGCGATACACCGCCGATTGTTTCTCACTTAATTTATACTGGTCAAACAGAGCGCGTGCAGTGA
- a CDS encoding trifunctional serine/threonine-protein kinase/ATP-binding protein/sensor histidine kinase: MNETANLPGYQITEQLYAGTRTLVYRGIRIGDRQPVTIKLLRNEFPNFNELVQFRNQYTIAKNLDFPSIIKPLALEVYRNGYALVMEDFGGISFSDYLKRATDEDFKYKCLPLEKFLEIAIQLAEALHYLYQNRVIHKDIKPANILISPDTKQVKLIDFSIASLLPRETQEIHNAKDLEGTLAYISPEQTGRMNRGIDYRSDFYFLGVTFYELLTGSLPFSSEDAMELVHCHLAKQPIPIHEINSEIPIMLSEIVSKLLAKNAEYRYQSALGIKHDLEICLAQIQATGKIEPFEIGKQDISDRFLIHEKLYGREAEVNQLLSTFDRVANGTTEMILVAGFSGIGKTAVVNEVHKPIVRQRGFFIKGKYDQFQRNIPFLAFVQAFRDLIGQLLSEPDEELLTWKTKILSALGENGQVLIDVIPELENIIGKQPPAIELSGTAAQNRFNLLLKNFVQVFTSKEHPLVMFLDDLQWADSASLNLLSLLMQQDTGHLLILGAYRDNEVSPVHSFILTVDEIVKMGAKVNIIILPPLKESDINRLVADTLNCELTLAQPLTRLIYQKTQGNPFFATQFLKALHDDKLITFNWNIQHWQCDISQVNALAITDDVVEFMAWQLQKLPIQTQDVLKLAACIGAQFDLHTLAIVSQQSETETATVLWRALQEGLILPISNIYKFYQCENNDNLSPEDENANKQNPRYRFLHDRVQQAAYSLIPKDEKQVTHFKIGQLLQQNLSEIEKEEKLFDIVGHLNLGIGLITQAVEREALARLNLAAAEKARNSTAYSAARSFANTGIELLAKNCWQTQYELTLNLYVEAAETAYLNADFDGMEEIAAEVLRSAQTILDKVKIYEIQINALTTQGQILEAIAVGINALASLGVEFPSKPDKALTDKALQNIASQLQEKNIEDLVNLPVMSDPSKIAAMQLLGKLFSPIFIVSPTLLPFHSSIMVSLSLQFGNTPASTIGYLSYGMVLSTFLGEVERAYCFGRVALSLVNKFNLRELKCLTLLFFSVFIQHRQEALRAAIPILKEGYLAGMETGEFLYGGYNIATYFLANFFAGVDLEDWEQEIENYCVVLEKVKQYSPVIYMKMKAQMVQNLRTIFNEQDLLSGTVYDEKEMLPKHHDDNELTALAYIYSYKLILAYLFGNFTNALHYIPQAKLYLTAVSGTIYTPVFHFYAGLTYLALFSTQSEIEQANTLALVETHQTALAQWAHYAPMNHQHKVDLVEAEKCRVLGKNYEAGDWYDRAIAGANQNEYIQEEALASELAAKFYLDWGKEKVASGYMQEAYYCYTRWGAKAKIAYLEQHYPQLLGAILQPTKPANASGGTISSTLMRSVTSSGSSSLNLWLDFPAVMKAAQAISQEIELEKLLATLMQIAIAHTGAQTGILVIHQEGKWLVVAKANQNHIENWQIPLVECQELPQNLIYSVARSQKIAVFDNLSADAKFAGNRYIITHQPKSVLCIPISKQGKSSAILYLENNLTVGAFTSDRVETLQILTSQAAISIENARLYQQVEKYSHTLEAEVERKTQQLSQKASDLEQALKNLQQTQAQLIQSEKMSALGQLVAGIAHEINNPVNFIYGNLQYTENYVKKMLNLLELYEQEYPQTNLVIQAKIEEIELDFLRKDLIKILQSMTVGSERIKQIILSLRNFSRLDESDMKAVDLHTGIESTLLILQNRFQEINNQPKIEVIKEYGNLPRVTCYASEMNQVFMSIISNAIDALKQVSKTNKNHFIRIQTQVIGKEQVRIEIADNGCGIPAHIQQRIFEPFFTTKPVGSGTGLGLSVSYAIVKKHGGQLTCESTVGSGTKFAIEIPIKYRG, encoded by the coding sequence ATGAATGAGACTGCTAACTTACCAGGCTATCAAATTACAGAGCAATTATACGCAGGAACGCGCACCCTTGTCTATCGAGGCATCCGGATCGGCGATCGACAACCCGTCACCATCAAACTACTGCGAAACGAATTCCCAAATTTTAACGAACTCGTCCAATTTCGCAACCAATATACTATTGCCAAAAATCTCGACTTCCCTAGCATTATCAAACCCTTAGCCCTAGAAGTATATCGCAATGGCTATGCCTTAGTCATGGAAGACTTCGGCGGAATTTCCTTCTCTGATTATCTCAAAAGAGCCACAGATGAAGATTTCAAGTATAAATGCTTACCTTTAGAAAAGTTTCTCGAAATAGCCATCCAACTTGCAGAAGCTCTACACTATCTCTACCAAAATAGAGTCATTCACAAAGATATCAAACCCGCTAATATCTTAATTAGTCCCGATACTAAACAAGTAAAATTAATTGATTTTAGTATTGCTTCTCTCCTGCCAAGAGAAACCCAAGAGATTCATAACGCTAAAGACTTAGAAGGCACATTAGCGTATATTTCTCCCGAACAAACTGGTCGAATGAATCGAGGCATAGATTATCGCAGTGACTTTTATTTTCTGGGAGTAACATTTTATGAATTGTTGACAGGATCGTTACCATTTAGTTCAGAAGATGCAATGGAATTGGTACATTGTCACTTAGCAAAACAGCCGATACCTATACATGAAATTAATTCAGAAATACCCATAATGTTATCAGAAATTGTCAGTAAGCTGCTCGCAAAAAATGCCGAATACCGTTATCAGAGCGCCTTGGGTATTAAGCACGATTTAGAAATCTGTCTAGCTCAAATACAAGCTACAGGTAAAATAGAACCTTTTGAAATAGGAAAGCAAGATATTAGCGATCGCTTCCTCATTCACGAAAAACTATATGGAAGAGAAGCGGAAGTAAATCAACTATTAAGTACCTTCGATCGAGTCGCCAATGGCACAACAGAAATGATCCTAGTTGCGGGTTTTTCTGGAATTGGCAAAACCGCTGTTGTGAATGAAGTACATAAACCGATTGTTCGTCAACGCGGCTTTTTTATCAAGGGCAAATATGACCAATTTCAACGGAATATTCCCTTTTTAGCATTCGTACAAGCTTTCCGCGATTTAATAGGGCAACTATTATCAGAACCAGATGAGGAATTGCTAACATGGAAAACCAAAATTCTCTCTGCACTGGGAGAGAACGGGCAAGTTTTAATTGACGTAATTCCTGAGTTAGAAAACATCATCGGTAAACAGCCACCAGCCATAGAATTATCGGGAACTGCCGCTCAAAATCGCTTTAATTTACTATTAAAAAATTTTGTGCAAGTCTTTACCAGCAAAGAACATCCCTTAGTGATGTTTTTAGATGACTTGCAATGGGCTGATTCTGCATCGCTGAATTTGCTCTCATTATTGATGCAACAAGATACAGGACATCTATTGATATTAGGCGCTTATCGAGATAATGAAGTTTCACCCGTGCATTCATTCATTTTAACAGTAGATGAAATTGTAAAAATGGGAGCAAAAGTTAATATAATTATTTTGCCACCCTTAAAGGAATCGGATATTAATAGGTTGGTAGCAGATACTCTGAATTGTGAATTGACCCTAGCGCAGCCTTTAACAAGATTAATATATCAAAAAACTCAGGGAAATCCTTTCTTTGCAACTCAGTTCCTCAAAGCATTACACGATGACAAACTCATTACTTTTAATTGGAATATCCAGCATTGGCAGTGCGATATTTCCCAAGTCAACGCCCTAGCAATTACTGATGATGTTGTTGAATTTATGGCGTGGCAATTGCAGAAATTACCAATCCAAACCCAGGATGTCTTAAAGTTGGCTGCTTGTATTGGGGCGCAGTTCGATTTACATACTTTGGCAATTGTTTCACAACAATCGGAAACAGAGACGGCAACTGTCTTGTGGAGAGCATTGCAGGAGGGTTTAATTTTACCGATTAGTAATATTTATAAGTTTTATCAGTGTGAAAACAACGATAACTTAAGCCCTGAAGATGAAAATGCTAATAAACAAAATCCTAGATACAGATTTTTGCACGATCGCGTTCAACAAGCCGCCTATTCTCTGATTCCCAAAGACGAAAAACAGGTAACTCATTTCAAAATCGGTCAACTGCTCCAACAAAACTTATCAGAAATAGAAAAAGAAGAAAAACTATTTGATATTGTCGGGCATTTGAATTTAGGAATTGGGTTAATTACTCAAGCGGTAGAACGAGAAGCTTTAGCCAGATTGAACTTAGCAGCAGCAGAGAAAGCCAGAAATTCTACAGCCTATTCAGCCGCCAGAAGTTTTGCGAACACAGGGATTGAGTTGCTGGCGAAAAACTGTTGGCAAACTCAGTATGAATTAACCCTGAATCTTTATGTAGAAGCGGCGGAAACTGCTTACTTAAATGCCGATTTCGATGGGATGGAAGAAATCGCAGCAGAAGTTTTGCGATCGGCCCAAACAATACTAGACAAAGTGAAGATTTATGAGATTCAAATCAACGCACTGACAACCCAGGGTCAGATATTAGAAGCGATCGCTGTCGGTATAAATGCCCTAGCAAGCTTGGGAGTTGAATTTCCCTCTAAACCTGACAAAGCCTTGACTGACAAAGCACTACAAAACATTGCCAGTCAACTCCAAGAGAAAAACATTGAGGATCTGGTTAACCTCCCTGTGATGAGCGATCCTAGTAAAATTGCGGCTATGCAATTATTAGGAAAGTTGTTTTCGCCGATTTTTATAGTTAGTCCCACCTTACTACCATTCCACTCCTCCATAATGGTCAGTTTATCCCTCCAATTTGGAAATACACCCGCATCAACGATCGGCTATCTCAGTTATGGCATGGTGCTGTCTACTTTTTTGGGAGAGGTAGAGAGGGCCTATTGCTTTGGGCGAGTAGCACTGAGCTTAGTCAATAAGTTTAATTTGCGGGAATTAAAGTGCCTAACTTTACTTTTTTTTAGCGTTTTTATTCAGCATCGTCAAGAAGCTCTGAGGGCAGCTATCCCAATCCTGAAAGAAGGCTATCTGGCCGGAATGGAAACAGGTGAATTTCTCTATGGTGGTTACAATATAGCTACTTATTTCTTGGCTAATTTCTTCGCCGGAGTCGATCTGGAAGATTGGGAACAAGAAATAGAAAATTACTGTGTTGTTTTAGAGAAAGTCAAGCAATATTCTCCTGTTATTTACATGAAGATGAAAGCACAAATGGTGCAAAACTTGAGAACAATTTTTAATGAACAAGATTTATTAAGCGGCACTGTCTACGATGAGAAGGAGATGCTTCCTAAGCACCATGACGATAATGAGCTTACTGCCCTCGCTTATATCTATAGCTACAAACTGATACTTGCCTATCTGTTTGGCAACTTCACTAATGCCCTACACTACATTCCCCAAGCTAAGCTGTATTTGACGGCAGTGTCAGGAACAATTTATACTCCAGTCTTTCATTTCTATGCCGGGTTAACGTACTTGGCACTATTTTCTACCCAGTCAGAAATTGAGCAAGCTAACACTCTCGCTTTGGTGGAAACCCATCAAACTGCTCTGGCTCAATGGGCACACTATGCTCCCATGAATCACCAACATAAAGTTGACTTAGTAGAAGCAGAAAAATGCCGGGTTTTAGGCAAGAATTATGAAGCCGGAGATTGGTACGATCGCGCAATTGCTGGAGCCAATCAAAACGAATATATCCAAGAAGAAGCCTTAGCTTCGGAACTAGCAGCTAAATTTTATCTGGACTGGGGCAAAGAAAAAGTTGCTTCTGGATATATGCAGGAAGCATACTACTGTTACACCCGATGGGGTGCAAAGGCAAAAATCGCTTATTTAGAACAACACTATCCTCAACTACTAGGGGCTATTCTACAACCGACTAAACCAGCGAACGCATCTGGGGGAACAATCTCTTCAACTCTGATGAGAAGCGTAACTAGCAGCGGTAGCAGCAGCTTGAATTTATGGTTGGATTTTCCGGCGGTGATGAAAGCCGCACAAGCTATTTCTCAAGAAATTGAATTAGAGAAACTGTTAGCTACTTTAATGCAAATTGCGATCGCCCATACGGGAGCGCAAACTGGTATTTTAGTTATTCATCAAGAGGGAAAATGGTTAGTAGTGGCAAAAGCTAATCAAAACCATATAGAAAACTGGCAAATTCCTCTAGTGGAATGTCAAGAATTACCCCAAAATTTGATTTATTCTGTAGCCAGAAGTCAAAAAATAGCGGTTTTTGATAACTTGAGTGCTGACGCTAAATTTGCAGGAAATCGCTATATCATCACCCACCAGCCTAAATCAGTTTTATGTATTCCGATTAGCAAGCAGGGAAAATCGAGCGCGATTTTGTATTTGGAAAATAATCTAACAGTGGGAGCATTTACTAGCGATCGCGTCGAAACTCTCCAAATTCTTACGTCTCAAGCTGCTATCTCCATTGAAAATGCACGTTTGTATCAACAAGTAGAGAAATATTCTCACACTTTAGAAGCAGAAGTTGAGCGAAAAACTCAACAGTTAAGCCAAAAAGCTTCCGATCTAGAGCAAGCCTTGAAAAATTTACAACAAACCCAAGCCCAATTAATTCAGAGTGAGAAAATGTCAGCCCTCGGTCAACTGGTAGCGGGGATAGCGCACGAAATTAATAATCCCGTGAATTTTATTTATGGGAATCTTCAGTATACAGAAAATTATGTAAAAAAAATGCTGAATTTGCTGGAATTATATGAACAAGAATATCCTCAAACAAATTTAGTAATTCAAGCAAAAATAGAAGAAATTGAGTTAGATTTTCTCAGAAAAGATTTAATTAAAATTCTGCAATCGATGACAGTAGGAAGCGAACGAATCAAACAAATCATCCTGAGTTTGCGTAATTTTTCGCGCTTGGATGAATCCGATATGAAAGCGGTAGATTTACACACCGGAATTGAAAGCACTTTACTAATTTTACAAAATCGCTTCCAAGAGATTAATAATCAACCAAAAATAGAAGTGATTAAAGAGTATGGCAACCTTCCTCGTGTCACTTGTTATGCGAGTGAGATGAATCAGGTATTTATGAGTATTATCAGTAATGCTATTGATGCTCTCAAGCAAGTTAGTAAAACTAATAAAAATCACTTCATTCGGATTCAGACTCAAGTCATAGGAAAAGAGCAGGTAAGAATTGAGATCGCTGATAATGGTTGTGGGATTCCCGCCCATATTCAACAGCGCATATTCGAGCCATTTTTTACGACTAAACCAGTCGGAAGCGGTACGGGTTTAGGTTTATCAGTCAGTTATGCTATTGTCAAAAAACATGGCGGTCAATTAACCTGTGAATCGACTGTCGGTAGCGGGACAAAATTTGCGATCGAAATTCCCATCAAGTATCGGGGATAA
- the topA gene encoding type I DNA topoisomerase gives MSTLVIVESPTKARTIRNFLPSTYRVEASMGHVRDLPSSAEEIPEAVKGEKWAQLGVNVEADFEPLYVIPKEKKKVVKELQKALEEADELILATDEDREGESISWHLKELLKPKIPTKRMVFHEITQDAIREALKNCRNIDEQLVHAQETRRILDRLVGYTLSPLLWKKIAWGLSAGRVQSVAVRLLVQRERERRAFHEASYWDLKATLEQQKIGFEAKLMTLRGTKIANGSDFDPSTGRIAADRHVILLNEADAVALKNRLIGKTWTVTNLEERPVTRKPAPPFTTSTLQQEANRKLRLSARDTMRIAQNLYEQGYITYMRTDSVNLSEQALTAARSCVEQMYGQQYLSPEPRRYTTKSKGAQEAHEAIRPAGSTFRTPQETALSGLEFKLYDLIWKRTVATQMADSRQTLVTVDLQVEDAGFRATGKRIDFPGYLRAYVEGSDDPEAALEDQEVILPPLKVGTRPNCKEIESIGHETQPPARYTEASLVKTLESEGIGRPSTYASIIGTIIDRGYAQMNNNALIPTFTAFAVTGLLEKHFPDLVNTSFTSQMEQTLDDIATGEADWLPYLREFYLGEQGLETQVKERESGIDPNEARAIELENLDAKVRIGKFGAYIEAENGNGVVTASIPKDLTPADLNPEQVEVLLRQKTEGPEKLGLHPETGEPIYVLIGTYGPYVQLGDVTEENKKPKRVSLPKDVTLENVTLDTAVRLLALPRTLGHHPETGAKIQAALGRFGPYVVHDQGKEGKDFRSLKSSDNVLTISLERALELLAEPKKGRGGSSNKSKEPLRALGAHPGDDEPVNIYDGRYGPYIKHGKTNASIPKDLSVEEITLEKAVELLEAKASTKKSSTKSSKSAVSSTAKKSSTSTTKTATKTAGKTTAKTTGKTTATKKKTTAS, from the coding sequence ATGTCAACGCTCGTAATAGTCGAATCTCCCACTAAAGCACGTACCATTCGCAACTTCCTGCCCTCCACCTACCGCGTCGAGGCATCGATGGGCCATGTGCGCGACCTGCCCTCATCTGCCGAAGAAATTCCCGAAGCAGTCAAAGGGGAAAAATGGGCGCAGTTGGGGGTGAATGTAGAGGCAGATTTTGAACCCCTATATGTCATCCCCAAGGAGAAGAAGAAAGTTGTCAAAGAGCTTCAAAAAGCTCTTGAAGAAGCTGACGAACTCATACTGGCAACAGATGAAGACCGCGAAGGCGAAAGCATTAGCTGGCATCTCAAAGAACTTTTAAAGCCCAAAATACCCACCAAGCGGATGGTGTTTCACGAAATTACCCAAGACGCCATCCGGGAAGCCCTGAAAAACTGCCGCAACATCGACGAACAGCTCGTCCACGCCCAGGAAACCAGACGCATTTTAGACCGATTGGTAGGGTACACCCTCTCACCCCTGCTGTGGAAGAAGATTGCTTGGGGGTTGTCTGCTGGGCGGGTGCAGTCGGTAGCCGTGCGGCTGTTGGTACAAAGGGAACGGGAACGCCGCGCTTTTCACGAAGCTAGCTACTGGGATCTCAAAGCCACGCTCGAACAGCAGAAAATTGGTTTTGAAGCCAAGCTAATGACGCTGAGAGGAACAAAAATAGCCAACGGCAGCGATTTTGACCCCTCAACCGGACGAATTGCTGCCGATCGCCATGTTATTCTGCTCAACGAAGCCGATGCTGTAGCACTCAAAAATCGACTCATCGGCAAAACTTGGACGGTGACCAATTTAGAGGAGCGTCCGGTCACTCGCAAACCCGCTCCACCGTTTACCACCTCGACACTGCAACAGGAAGCTAACCGGAAATTGCGCCTTTCTGCTCGCGATACAATGCGGATTGCCCAAAATTTATACGAGCAGGGCTACATTACCTACATGAGAACGGACTCGGTGAATTTGTCCGAGCAAGCTCTCACAGCTGCCCGCAGTTGCGTCGAGCAAATGTACGGTCAACAATACCTCAGTCCCGAACCCCGTCGCTACACGACCAAAAGCAAAGGCGCTCAGGAAGCTCACGAAGCTATTCGTCCAGCCGGTAGCACTTTCCGCACGCCGCAAGAAACTGCCCTCAGCGGTCTGGAATTCAAACTCTACGATTTGATTTGGAAGCGTACTGTCGCTACCCAAATGGCAGATTCCCGACAAACTCTCGTCACAGTCGATTTGCAAGTGGAGGATGCCGGTTTTCGTGCTACTGGTAAGCGAATTGATTTTCCCGGATATTTGCGTGCTTACGTGGAGGGTTCCGACGACCCGGAAGCCGCATTGGAAGACCAAGAGGTGATTTTACCACCTCTGAAGGTGGGAACTCGGCCTAACTGCAAAGAGATAGAATCTATCGGTCACGAAACCCAGCCGCCAGCGCGTTACACAGAAGCTTCTCTGGTGAAAACTTTGGAAAGCGAAGGGATTGGGCGTCCGAGTACCTACGCCAGCATTATCGGTACGATTATCGATCGCGGCTACGCTCAGATGAATAACAACGCCCTCATCCCTACTTTTACGGCTTTTGCCGTGACCGGTCTGCTGGAAAAACACTTTCCCGATTTGGTAAATACCAGTTTTACTTCCCAGATGGAGCAGACTTTGGATGATATCGCTACCGGCGAAGCGGATTGGCTCCCCTATCTGCGGGAATTCTACCTGGGAGAACAGGGTCTGGAAACTCAGGTGAAAGAACGGGAAAGCGGAATTGACCCCAACGAAGCTCGTGCGATCGAATTGGAAAACCTCGATGCCAAAGTCCGCATCGGCAAATTTGGCGCTTACATAGAGGCAGAAAACGGCAACGGTGTTGTTACCGCCTCGATTCCCAAGGATTTGACTCCCGCCGACCTCAACCCAGAACAAGTAGAGGTGCTGCTGCGCCAGAAAACTGAGGGGCCAGAAAAACTGGGACTGCATCCGGAAACCGGGGAGCCGATCTACGTACTGATCGGCACTTATGGCCCCTACGTCCAGCTGGGCGATGTCACCGAGGAAAATAAAAAGCCGAAACGGGTTTCTTTGCCCAAAGATGTCACCCTGGAGAATGTCACTCTGGATACAGCAGTGCGACTGCTGGCTCTCCCCAGAACGTTAGGCCATCACCCGGAGACTGGTGCCAAAATTCAAGCTGCACTGGGACGTTTTGGCCCTTACGTTGTTCACGACCAAGGTAAGGAAGGTAAAGACTTTCGTTCTTTGAAATCTAGCGATAATGTATTGACAATTTCGTTAGAACGTGCATTGGAACTCCTGGCTGAGCCTAAGAAGGGGCGCGGCGGCAGTAGCAACAAGTCGAAGGAACCTTTAAGAGCCTTGGGCGCTCACCCAGGTGATGACGAACCCGTGAATATCTATGATGGCCGCTACGGCCCCTATATCAAGCACGGGAAAACGAATGCTTCCATTCCGAAAGATTTATCGGTGGAAGAAATAACGCTGGAAAAGGCTGTGGAACTTTTGGAGGCGAAGGCATCTACTAAGAAGTCCAGCACAAAATCTAGTAAGTCAGCCGTTTCTTCTACTGCCAAAAAGTCGTCCACATCGACAACTAAGACAGCAACGAAAACTGCTGGAAAAACGACAGCGAAAACAACTGGAAAAACGACTGCTACTAAGAAAAAAACTACAGCTAGCTGA